The following are encoded together in the Ovis canadensis isolate MfBH-ARS-UI-01 breed Bighorn chromosome 2, ARS-UI_OviCan_v2, whole genome shotgun sequence genome:
- the LOC138432468 gene encoding small cysteine and glycine repeat-containing protein 4-like: protein MGCCGCGSCGGCGGGCGGGCGGGCGGGCGGGCGGGCSGSCGSCNSCRCYRVGCCSSCCPCCCGCCGGCCSVPVVCCHRRTCSCHSCGKGCCQQKICCCQQKCCCQKQCCH from the coding sequence ATGGGCTGCTGTGGTTGTGGAAGTTGTGGTGGCTGCGGTGGTGGCTGCGGTGGCGGCTGTGGTGGTGGCTGTGGTGGCGGCTGCGGTGGTGGCTGTGGTGGTGGCTGCAGTGGCAGCTGTGGCAGCTGCAACAGCTGCAGATGCTACCGGGTGGGCTGTTgcagcagctgctgcccctgctgctgcggctgctgtggGGGCTGCTGCAGCGTCCCCGTGGTCTGCTGCCACCGCCGCACCTGCAGCTGCCACTCGTGTGGGAAGGGCTGTTGCCAGCAGAAGATCTGCTGCTGCCAGCAGAAGTGCTGCTGCCAGAAGCAATGCTGCCACTAG